One part of the Flavobacteriales bacterium genome encodes these proteins:
- the ribD gene encoding bifunctional diaminohydroxyphosphoribosylaminopyrimidine deaminase/5-amino-6-(5-phosphoribosylamino)uracil reductase RibD → MKSQDEIYMQRCIDLAQKGLKSVAPNPMVGCVIVNQGKVIAEGYHLRYGEAHAEVNAIKQVKNPELFKTATLYVSLEPCAHFGKTPPCSNLIVEKGIRKVVIGCVDPFAEVAGKGIEKLKKSGVDVTVGVLEQEALELNKRFFTFHEKKRPYVVLKWAQTLDGYVDIKRKGEVPQINWITRPQTKQLTDTWRCQEMAILVGKNTILNDNPKLTVRTILGRNPLRLVIDRNVELPLEYNVFNSDAKTVVFNEVVDKEEGHIKYVKIDFSKALDAILDWLYQQDIQSVLVEGGAYTLQQFIKENKWDEARIYTGNTFFNEGVKAPQLTIEEFENTSYGKDQITIVNNHS, encoded by the coding sequence ATGAAGAGTCAGGATGAAATTTACATGCAACGCTGTATAGATTTAGCTCAAAAAGGGTTAAAATCTGTAGCTCCTAATCCTATGGTGGGATGCGTTATCGTAAATCAAGGAAAAGTTATTGCTGAAGGCTATCATTTAAGGTATGGAGAGGCGCATGCTGAAGTCAATGCGATCAAGCAAGTTAAAAATCCTGAATTATTTAAGACAGCCACTTTATATGTGTCATTGGAGCCATGTGCTCATTTTGGAAAAACACCACCATGTAGTAATTTAATTGTTGAAAAAGGGATTCGAAAAGTGGTAATTGGTTGTGTCGATCCTTTTGCAGAGGTAGCTGGTAAAGGAATCGAAAAGTTAAAAAAATCAGGAGTAGATGTAACAGTAGGAGTACTTGAACAAGAGGCCTTAGAGTTGAATAAGAGATTCTTTACTTTTCATGAGAAAAAGAGACCTTATGTCGTTTTAAAGTGGGCACAAACCTTAGATGGGTATGTCGATATTAAAAGAAAAGGAGAAGTGCCCCAAATAAATTGGATAACGAGACCTCAAACTAAACAATTAACAGATACATGGAGATGTCAAGAAATGGCTATTCTAGTTGGGAAAAATACTATATTAAACGATAACCCAAAGTTAACTGTTCGAACGATTCTAGGTAGAAATCCTTTGCGTTTGGTCATAGATAGAAACGTCGAATTGCCATTAGAATACAACGTGTTTAATTCAGATGCAAAAACAGTTGTATTTAATGAAGTAGTTGATAAGGAGGAAGGGCACATCAAGTATGTGAAAATAGATTTTAGTAAAGCTTTAGATGCTATTTTAGATTGGTTGTATCAACAGGATATTCAGTCTGTTTTAGTAGAAGGGGGAGCCTATACCTTACAACAATTTATTAAAGAAAATAAATGGGATGAAGCCCGAATTTACACAGGGAATACCTTTTTCAATGAAGGGGTAAAAGCTCCTCAATTAACCATTGAAGAGTTTGAGAACACCTCTTATGGAAAAGATCAAATTACAATCGTTAATAATCATTCTTAA
- the glpK gene encoding glycerol kinase GlpK yields MKYIIAIDQGTTSCRAILFDQNGEVVGVEQEEFTQIFPKSGWVEHNPNEILSTQLKVLTSLIEHNSISPETIDSIGITNQRETVVAWNKTTGEPIYNAIVWQDKRTAAFCEELKTAGYQDYFKQTTGLFIDSYFSGTKIHWLLKNCESSEALLRQNHLIVGTIDTWLIWNLTNAEVHATDYSNASRTLLFDINTLDWDQKALDLMEIPKSILPQVKNSSDNFGFWEYKGVKIPIRGVIGDQQGALFGQGCFEVGDAKNTYGTGCFMLMNTGSTQKVSQHGLINTIAWGIDGKIEYALEGSIFIAGAAVQWLRDGIKIIESSSETEVLANSIEDDSDVVVVPAFAGLGAPYWDMYARGAIFGLTRDTGIPELAKATLESLAFQSKDVLKAMEKDAGVELKTLNVDGGATANNYLMQFQADILNTPVVRPKTIESTALGAAYMAGLHTGFWKMEDLKKMKQIDQTFTQKMDPLKVEKKYSLWQKAVKRSMNWIEN; encoded by the coding sequence ATGAAATATATTATTGCTATCGATCAAGGAACAACAAGTTGTAGGGCTATCTTATTTGATCAAAACGGAGAAGTTGTTGGAGTTGAGCAAGAAGAATTTACTCAAATATTCCCAAAATCTGGATGGGTAGAACACAATCCTAATGAAATATTATCGACACAACTAAAAGTATTGACTTCTCTAATAGAGCACAACAGCATTTCACCTGAGACTATTGACTCTATTGGGATTACCAATCAAAGAGAGACTGTTGTAGCGTGGAATAAAACTACTGGTGAACCTATATATAATGCCATTGTTTGGCAAGATAAGCGAACGGCTGCTTTCTGCGAAGAACTTAAAACTGCTGGATATCAAGATTATTTTAAACAAACAACTGGTTTGTTTATCGATTCTTATTTTTCTGGAACAAAAATTCATTGGCTATTAAAAAACTGTGAAAGCTCTGAAGCTTTATTAAGACAAAATCATCTTATTGTAGGAACTATTGATACTTGGTTAATTTGGAATCTAACCAATGCTGAAGTACATGCTACAGACTATTCTAATGCTTCAAGAACATTGCTTTTTGATATCAACACATTGGATTGGGATCAAAAAGCTTTGGATTTAATGGAAATTCCTAAATCTATTTTACCACAAGTAAAAAATAGCTCAGATAATTTTGGATTTTGGGAGTACAAAGGAGTTAAAATCCCTATTAGAGGCGTAATTGGAGACCAACAAGGTGCGCTTTTTGGACAAGGTTGTTTTGAAGTTGGTGATGCTAAAAATACTTATGGTACAGGTTGTTTTATGTTGATGAATACTGGGAGCACTCAAAAAGTTAGTCAACATGGTTTAATCAATACTATTGCATGGGGAATAGACGGCAAAATCGAATATGCTTTAGAAGGAAGTATTTTTATTGCTGGAGCAGCTGTTCAATGGTTAAGAGATGGTATCAAAATCATAGAATCTTCTTCGGAAACTGAAGTCTTGGCCAACTCTATTGAGGATGATAGTGATGTTGTAGTTGTTCCTGCATTTGCTGGTTTAGGTGCACCATATTGGGATATGTACGCCAGAGGAGCTATATTTGGTTTGACAAGAGATACTGGAATTCCAGAACTGGCTAAGGCTACACTTGAATCACTTGCTTTTCAAAGTAAAGATGTTTTAAAAGCAATGGAAAAAGATGCTGGAGTTGAACTTAAAACACTAAATGTTGATGGTGGAGCTACTGCAAACAATTACCTCATGCAATTTCAAGCTGATATTCTCAACACCCCAGTTGTAAGACCTAAGACTATCGAATCTACGGCATTAGGCGCTGCCTATATGGCTGGTTTACACACAGGTTTTTGGAAGATGGAGGACTTGAAAAAAATGAAACAAATAGATCAAACGTTTACTCAAAAAATGGATCCTCTTAAAGTTGAAAAGAAATATTCTTTATGGCAGAAAGCTGTAAAACGTTCTATGAATTGGATTGAGAATTGA
- a CDS encoding glycerol-3-phosphate dehydrogenase/oxidase, which translates to MEGLKHYKFNYAKREEVKTTLKNKTFDVVVIGGGITGAGIALDAASRGLSVAVVEKQDYAAGTSSRSTKLIHGGLRYLKQLEVKLVSDVGKERAIAYKNAPHLVVPEKMLLPLVKGGSLGKFSTNIALWFYDRLAGVKGKDRRKMLSKAQTLEKEPLLRDDILLAGGYYAEYRTDDARLTLEILKTAYSYGALSLNYCEATALTYENEKTNGIVCQDLIHNEQFELKAKKVVNAAGPWCDLIRKKDNSLKGKRLHLTKGVHLVFPKEKFPLQQSVYFDVPGGRMIFAIPRLGVTYVGTTDTNYSDQLEEPNVTIEDVDYLLKSINNLFPKLDLTVNDIVSSWSGLRPLIHEDGKSPSELSRKDEVFISDSGLITITGGKLTGYRLMAKKIVDLVSKEIGAKNPCKTDTIVINGGEFKNPDEVYQYINNVKTKLRTAKIPELKAEYLVRNYGKQTEIILDNFFSKKRKHLIESEIWFALNYEGICTLEDFFNRRTGKLNFDPTNVLNEVEHILPIAKTYFNWNEDEAEKQLKALKNKLALKTDFV; encoded by the coding sequence ATGGAAGGATTAAAACATTATAAATTTAACTACGCCAAACGAGAAGAAGTCAAAACAACTTTGAAAAACAAAACGTTTGATGTAGTTGTTATTGGAGGCGGTATAACTGGTGCTGGGATTGCTTTAGATGCAGCGAGTCGTGGATTAAGTGTTGCAGTAGTCGAAAAACAGGATTATGCTGCTGGAACGAGCAGTCGATCAACTAAACTAATTCACGGAGGTTTGCGTTACCTTAAACAACTGGAGGTTAAATTAGTTAGTGATGTCGGAAAGGAAAGAGCGATCGCTTATAAGAACGCACCTCATTTAGTGGTTCCAGAAAAAATGTTGCTTCCACTGGTAAAAGGAGGAAGTTTAGGAAAATTCTCTACCAATATCGCACTTTGGTTTTATGATAGGCTTGCAGGCGTAAAAGGTAAGGATAGGAGAAAAATGCTTTCTAAAGCGCAAACTTTAGAAAAAGAACCGCTTTTGAGAGATGATATTTTACTCGCTGGTGGATACTATGCTGAATACCGAACAGATGATGCAAGGTTGACGCTTGAGATTTTAAAAACGGCTTACTCATACGGGGCCTTATCACTCAACTATTGTGAAGCTACTGCATTAACTTATGAAAATGAAAAGACGAATGGTATTGTCTGCCAAGATTTAATCCACAATGAACAATTTGAGTTAAAAGCTAAGAAAGTTGTCAATGCCGCTGGTCCATGGTGTGATCTTATTCGTAAAAAAGATAACTCTTTAAAGGGTAAACGTCTGCACTTAACTAAAGGGGTGCATTTGGTATTTCCTAAAGAAAAATTCCCTCTACAACAAAGTGTTTACTTTGATGTTCCTGGAGGTCGAATGATTTTTGCAATTCCACGATTAGGAGTTACTTATGTAGGTACTACTGACACCAATTACAGTGACCAATTAGAAGAACCTAATGTTACTATTGAGGATGTTGATTATTTATTAAAATCAATTAATAATCTCTTTCCTAAGCTTGACCTAACAGTTAATGACATTGTTTCTTCATGGTCGGGGCTACGACCGTTAATCCACGAAGACGGAAAGTCACCATCTGAACTTTCAAGAAAAGATGAAGTTTTTATTTCAGACTCTGGACTGATTACTATTACTGGAGGAAAATTAACTGGTTATCGACTAATGGCTAAAAAAATAGTTGATCTAGTTAGCAAGGAAATAGGAGCTAAAAACCCTTGTAAAACAGATACCATAGTGATTAATGGGGGCGAATTTAAAAACCCAGACGAAGTCTATCAATACATTAACAATGTTAAAACCAAACTGAGGACAGCAAAAATTCCTGAACTTAAAGCTGAATACTTAGTCAGAAATTACGGAAAACAAACCGAAATTATATTAGATAACTTCTTTTCTAAAAAAAGAAAGCACCTGATTGAATCTGAGATATGGTTTGCTTTAAATTACGAGGGGATTTGTACTTTAGAAGATTTCTTTAATCGTCGAACGGGTAAATTAAACTTTGATCCAACTAATGTTTTAAATGAAGTGGAACATATTTTGCCTATTGCAAAAACCTACTTTAATTGGAATGAAGACGAAGCTGAAAAACAATTAAAAGCACTAAAAAATAAGTTAGCACTAAAAACTGACTTCGTATAA
- a CDS encoding SDR family oxidoreductase, with protein sequence MNIIITGASRGIGFETAKKLAKAHKVYCLSRNIEPLLALKNDNIIPISFDLVTFDHHQLDTVFKTVDSIDVIINNAGLLVNKPFMEISPLELQNMYSVNVMSPYRLIQYFFPKLTKTAHIVNISSMGGVQGSAKFPGLSGYSSSKGAMTILTECLAEEFKETGVRVNCLALGAVQTEMLEEAFPGYQAPFSPEKMANYVADFAINGKDFFNGKVMNVAVSTP encoded by the coding sequence ATGAATATTATTATTACAGGAGCTTCTAGAGGCATTGGATTTGAAACGGCAAAAAAATTAGCAAAAGCGCATAAAGTTTATTGTTTATCGCGAAATATAGAACCTCTTTTAGCTCTTAAAAATGATAATATTATCCCTATTTCATTTGATTTAGTCACTTTTGACCATCACCAATTAGATACAGTTTTTAAAACGGTTGATTCTATTGATGTTATCATCAACAATGCTGGCCTTTTGGTCAATAAACCTTTTATGGAAATCTCTCCTCTTGAGCTGCAAAATATGTACAGCGTGAATGTAATGAGTCCCTATCGTTTGATTCAGTATTTTTTTCCTAAACTAACAAAAACTGCTCATATTGTAAACATAAGTAGTATGGGAGGTGTTCAAGGAAGTGCTAAGTTCCCTGGTTTAAGTGGTTATAGTTCTTCTAAAGGAGCAATGACTATTTTGACTGAATGTTTGGCTGAAGAATTTAAAGAAACTGGTGTTCGAGTAAACTGCTTAGCACTAGGAGCCGTTCAAACTGAAATGCTGGAAGAAGCTTTCCCTGGTTATCAAGCACCTTTTAGCCCAGAAAAAATGGCGAACTATGTTGCTGATTTTGCTATTAATGGTAAAGATTTTTTTAACGGGAAAGTAATGAATGTAGCTGTAAGTACTCCCTAA
- a CDS encoding EamA/RhaT family transporter, with protein sequence MINLFITILLFNVLIIIFKFFNRYHVDNLQALIVNYLTAGTLGVLNSTQTITFEYVWNAPWLFHAMIVGSLFIIVFNLYATGTQKVGIAITTVANKMSLVIPVAIALAIYPNANITIWTVVAFILAILGIYLSSTKNGKLTFNKQYVWLILLVFVGQGIADSVFNYAQKNSIGNGESPAFFSVLFMMAALCGVMILIGRSFREKIKFSYKNIVGGIVLGIPNYGSLIYFFKALDSSGLHPSVVFPIVSMGVVVLSAIIGIVFYKETLSRSNWIGIVSSVLAIALITFM encoded by the coding sequence ATGATCAATCTATTCATTACAATATTATTGTTTAATGTTTTAATAATAATATTTAAATTCTTTAACCGCTACCATGTAGATAATCTACAAGCGTTGATTGTTAATTACCTTACCGCAGGAACCTTGGGAGTACTCAATAGTACTCAAACAATAACATTTGAGTATGTCTGGAATGCACCATGGTTATTTCACGCGATGATTGTGGGGAGTTTATTTATTATAGTATTTAACTTATATGCCACTGGTACGCAAAAAGTCGGTATAGCGATCACTACTGTAGCCAACAAAATGTCTTTAGTGATACCTGTAGCCATAGCTCTGGCTATTTATCCCAATGCTAACATTACAATCTGGACAGTTGTAGCTTTTATTTTGGCTATATTAGGGATTTACCTGTCATCCACAAAGAATGGGAAATTGACTTTCAATAAGCAGTATGTATGGTTGATATTGTTAGTTTTTGTTGGGCAAGGAATAGCAGATTCGGTATTTAATTATGCACAGAAAAACTCAATAGGAAATGGAGAGTCACCGGCTTTCTTTTCTGTGTTGTTTATGATGGCTGCCCTCTGTGGAGTAATGATATTAATAGGGAGAAGTTTTAGAGAAAAAATAAAATTCTCGTATAAAAATATTGTTGGAGGAATTGTTTTAGGGATTCCGAATTATGGTTCATTGATTTATTTCTTTAAGGCATTAGATAGCTCAGGATTACACCCAAGCGTTGTGTTTCCTATTGTTAGTATGGGAGTTGTGGTGTTGTCTGCAATAATAGGAATTGTCTTTTATAAAGAGACCTTGTCAAGGTCAAACTGGATAGGGATTGTAAGTTCTGTTTTAGCTATTGCTTTAATTACTTTTATGTAA
- a CDS encoding DegT/DnrJ/EryC1/StrS family aminotransferase yields MAGFDLFGAEERKEVMEVLETGCLFRYNHEHLRDGKWKARDLETLAKEYTGAKHAHMVSSGSTAVTTALSAAGIGFGDEVIVTPFTYIATVEAILWQGALPVFAEVDETLCLSAEGIEAVVTEKTKAVLLVHMCGAAADMDALMPVIEKHNLTLVEDAGQALGAFHKGKSVGLFGKSGAFSFDFFKITTAGEGGLCITDDAKIYDYMHQLSDHGHDHIGDNRGMEQHPILGTNFRISELNAAVGLAQMRKIETIRNNNRRSKAYLKGLLADIDGVSFRAKLDEEGDSGTFLNFFMKDTETAQKVMAQFAEDGIGGFNYWYTNMFHFINQWDHIKELKMPFKMAIHHLGAPQDYKNLELPKSQEVIGKLISLGIKSSWTEEEVKAFGEKMVAAIKKVVG; encoded by the coding sequence ATGGCAGGATTTGATTTATTTGGAGCTGAAGAGCGAAAAGAAGTAATGGAAGTTTTAGAAACAGGATGTTTGTTTCGTTATAACCACGAACATTTAAGAGATGGAAAGTGGAAAGCAAGAGATTTAGAAACTTTAGCAAAAGAATATACTGGAGCAAAACATGCACACATGGTTTCTAGTGGTTCTACTGCTGTTACAACAGCTTTGTCGGCTGCTGGAATTGGATTTGGAGATGAGGTGATTGTAACACCTTTTACCTATATCGCAACAGTAGAAGCAATTTTATGGCAAGGAGCTTTGCCTGTTTTTGCAGAAGTAGATGAGACATTGTGTTTGTCTGCAGAGGGAATTGAAGCAGTTGTGACCGAAAAAACAAAAGCTGTATTGTTAGTACACATGTGTGGAGCAGCAGCAGATATGGATGCTTTGATGCCTGTTATTGAAAAACATAATTTAACTTTGGTTGAGGATGCAGGACAAGCTCTAGGAGCATTCCATAAAGGGAAATCTGTAGGGTTATTTGGAAAATCAGGAGCTTTTAGTTTTGATTTCTTTAAAATAACAACTGCAGGAGAAGGTGGATTATGTATTACTGATGATGCAAAAATATACGATTATATGCATCAACTATCAGATCATGGACACGATCATATAGGAGATAATAGAGGGATGGAACAGCACCCAATCCTTGGAACAAATTTTCGTATTTCAGAATTAAATGCAGCGGTAGGATTAGCGCAAATGCGTAAAATTGAGACCATTCGAAATAACAATAGAAGAAGTAAAGCTTATTTAAAAGGATTGTTAGCTGATATAGACGGTGTTTCTTTTAGAGCAAAATTAGATGAAGAAGGAGATTCAGGAACATTCTTAAACTTCTTTATGAAAGATACTGAAACAGCACAAAAAGTAATGGCGCAGTTTGCTGAAGATGGTATTGGAGGGTTTAACTATTGGTATACAAATATGTTCCATTTTATTAATCAGTGGGATCATATCAAAGAGTTAAAAATGCCTTTTAAAATGGCTATTCATCACCTAGGAGCACCGCAAGACTATAAAAATCTTGAGTTACCAAAATCTCAGGAAGTTATTGGTAAATTAATCTCTTTAGGAATCAAATCAAGCTGGACTGAAGAGGAGGTTAAAGCATTTGGAGAGAAAATGGTAGCCGCAATCAAAAAAGTAGTTGGGTAA
- a CDS encoding iron-containing alcohol dehydrogenase family protein, translated as MHKNFKNIEKTVYGRGSFNQLDEIIAPVRKENDGFFVFVVDNYFKGKELENRIPLKEKDVIYFIDVDPKEPTTAQIDDLRDEVLANNGMPSGIVGIGGGSIMDIAKASALMFKNEGSSTLYQGLNLVKEEGIYHLGVPTVSGTGAECSMTAVLSGPEKKLGLKCEWTVFNQVILDPDLTATVPSDQWFYTGMDTFIHCIESKSGINYNVFSQAYGDQSIELCKEVFLGENAGQNPENDEKLMMASLFGGLSLTYSEVGACHALSYGLSVVLGMKHGYANCVAFNHLDEFYGDAVNDFRGMVKRFNVTLPQNLSKDWTEEQIEEMAQVAINLPFMWRHAIGEDWESKFGVEDIKALYRRM; from the coding sequence ATGCATAAGAATTTTAAAAACATTGAAAAAACAGTTTACGGAAGAGGAAGTTTTAATCAATTAGATGAAATTATAGCTCCTGTTCGTAAAGAAAATGATGGTTTTTTCGTGTTTGTAGTAGATAATTATTTCAAAGGAAAAGAATTAGAAAATAGAATTCCATTGAAAGAAAAAGATGTTATTTACTTTATTGACGTTGATCCAAAAGAACCTACAACAGCACAAATAGACGACTTAAGAGATGAAGTGTTAGCCAATAATGGAATGCCAAGTGGAATCGTTGGTATTGGAGGGGGGAGTATCATGGATATAGCCAAAGCTTCTGCTTTAATGTTTAAAAATGAAGGTTCTTCAACATTGTATCAAGGTCTGAATTTGGTGAAAGAAGAAGGTATTTATCATTTAGGTGTTCCTACTGTAAGTGGAACAGGTGCTGAATGCTCTATGACAGCTGTGCTTTCTGGGCCAGAGAAAAAATTAGGGTTAAAATGTGAATGGACAGTATTTAACCAAGTGATTTTAGATCCAGATTTAACAGCAACAGTACCATCTGATCAGTGGTTTTATACAGGAATGGATACTTTTATCCATTGTATAGAATCCAAATCGGGAATAAACTATAATGTTTTTTCTCAGGCTTATGGAGATCAATCAATCGAATTGTGTAAAGAAGTATTTTTAGGTGAAAATGCTGGGCAAAATCCAGAAAATGATGAGAAGTTAATGATGGCTTCTTTGTTTGGAGGATTAAGCTTGACGTATAGTGAAGTAGGGGCTTGCCATGCATTGTCTTATGGACTGTCTGTTGTATTAGGAATGAAACATGGGTATGCCAACTGTGTAGCCTTTAATCATTTGGATGAGTTTTATGGAGATGCAGTTAATGATTTTAGAGGTATGGTAAAACGTTTTAACGTAACATTGCCTCAAAATTTAAGTAAAGATTGGACAGAAGAACAAATTGAAGAAATGGCTCAAGTGGCGATTAATTTACCTTTCATGTGGAGGCATGCTATTGGAGAAGATTGGGAATCTAAGTTTGGAGTAGAAGATATCAAAGCCTTGTATAGAAGAATGTAA
- a CDS encoding GyrI-like domain-containing protein: MKKRQIEAFHIVGIWVKTTNQNNQAKKDIGELWQKFMSANLSETLPNIQDPTIYAVYTEYEGDHTQPYTTILGYRVHSLDHIPDGMKAATIEKGSYYQFTAQGDLTKNAVVDVWNKIWEEDLNRTYTTDFEVYGEKAADPTNGEADIYIATQS, encoded by the coding sequence ATGAAGAAACGACAAATTGAAGCATTCCACATTGTTGGAATCTGGGTAAAAACAACCAATCAAAACAATCAAGCTAAAAAAGATATTGGTGAACTATGGCAAAAATTTATGAGTGCTAACTTATCTGAAACACTCCCTAATATTCAAGACCCGACAATTTATGCCGTCTACACAGAATATGAAGGAGATCATACTCAACCTTACACAACTATTTTAGGTTATAGGGTACATTCCCTAGATCATATTCCTGATGGAATGAAAGCTGCTACAATAGAAAAAGGAAGCTACTATCAATTTACCGCCCAAGGTGATTTAACCAAAAACGCCGTGGTCGATGTTTGGAATAAAATATGGGAAGAAGACTTAAACAGAACGTACACTACAGACTTTGAAGTTTATGGAGAAAAAGCCGCAGACCCTACTAATGGAGAAGCTGACATCTATATTGCAACTCAATCATAA